The Primulina tabacum isolate GXHZ01 chromosome 16, ASM2559414v2, whole genome shotgun sequence genome window below encodes:
- the LOC142529018 gene encoding abscisic acid receptor PYL12-like, translating to MPSDLPKSSLLLQRINEAATTASAAACKQSYCHPTAAQVQDHVAGYNHHDARANKCCFAVTQHISAPVSAVWSVVRRFDNPQGYKHFVKSCHVILGDGGVGTLRQILVISGLPAASSVERLEILDDERHVISFSVVGGEHRLANYRSVTTLNEADDGGGTVVVESYVVDVPDGNTKEETRVFVDTIVKCNLQSLAQIAEKSARCNPSSY from the coding sequence ATGCCTTCCGATCTCCCTAAATCTTCCCTTTTACTCCAAAGAATCAACGAAGCTGCTACCACCGCCTCCGCGGCCGCATGCAAACAATCCTACTGCCATCCCACCGCTGCCCAGGTCCAGGACCACGTCGCCGGATACAACCACCACGATGCGAGAGCCAACAAGTGCTGCTTCGCCGTCACCCAACACATCTCCGCCCCAGTCTCGGCAGTATGGTCAGTCGTCCGCCGCTTCGACAACCCACAAGGCTACAAACACTTTGTCAAGAGCTGCCACGTCATCCTAGGGGACGGCGGCGTGGGGACCCTACGCCAAATCCTTGTCATCTCCGGGCTGCCCGCTGCCAGCAGCGTCGAGCGGTTGGAGATTCTGGACGATGAGCGGCATGTGATCAGCTTCAGTGTAGTGGGTGGGGAACACCGGCTGGCCAACTACCGCTCCGTGACCACCCTGAATGAGGCGGATGACGGCGGTGGAACGGTGGTCGTGGAGTCCTACGTTGTGGACGTGCCGGATGGTAATACTAAAGAAGAAACCCGAGTTTTTGTGGACACCATAGTCAAATGCAATCTTCAGTCCTTAGCTCAGATCGCTGAAAAATCAGCCAGATGTAACCCTTCTTCATATTaa
- the LOC142528665 gene encoding uncharacterized protein At5g01610-like, producing the protein MDQISNKVGDYWLGQKANKEIGSVGDDINSLSSSIEGGAKWLVNKMKGKMQKPLPELLKEYDLAIGIFPRDTTHYEFNEETQKLTVYIPSICEVGYRDSSVLRFSSVVTCYLEKGKLSDVDGIKTKVMVWVKVTCISSLNSKLCFTAGMKKSRNRDAYEVLRDGISIEKF; encoded by the exons ATGGATCAAATATCGAATAAGGTTGGGGATTACTGGTTGGGTCAAAAGGCGAACAAGGAAATTGGCTCAGTTGGCGATGATATTAAT TCATTGTCAAGCAGTATTGAAGGGGGAGCCAAGTGGTTGGTTAACAAGATGAAAG GAAAAATGCAAAAGCCATTGCCAGAGCTCCTCAAGGAGTATGACCTTGCAATAGGCATCTTCCCACGTGACACGACCCATTATGAGTTCAACGAGGAGACTCAAAAGCTTACTGTTTACATTCCATCAATATGTGAAGTGGGTTACAGAGATTCATCCGTACTACGATTCTCCAGCGTTGTAACTTGTTATCTGGAGAAAGGCAAGTTGTCAGACGTCGACGGAATCAAAACTAAAGTGATGGTGTGGGTCAAAGTGACATGTATTTCATCTTTGAATTCAAAGCTCTGTTTCACCGCTGGTATGAAGAAATCTCGAAACAGAGATGCTTATGAGGTTCTTAGAGATGGTATAAGCATAGAAAAATTCTAA